The following coding sequences lie in one Syngnathus scovelli strain Florida chromosome 1, RoL_Ssco_1.2, whole genome shotgun sequence genomic window:
- the LOC125992399 gene encoding sodium/hydrogen exchanger 9B2 isoform X3 — MLALLFGAVWSVTGTECLPGGRVFGVVIIFISAVLGGRLVGMVQFPGLPPIPPLLGMLLAGLILRNVPYVTDAVYVDAAWSAALRSMALSIILARAGLGLDPSALRRLKAVCLRVAVGPCVMEACVVAVVSHFLLALPWGWGFLLGFVLAAVSPAVVVPSMLLLQKEGYGREKGIPTLLMAAGSFDDILAITGFSTCLGVAFSTGSTWMSILKGLLEVIGGVVGGILVGIFLCFFPSVDQEDVVATRSFLLLAFSIFAVFFTQVVGASGAGGLCTLVLAFLAALGWRADKAGVAAILGRCWDVFQPLLFGLIGAEIVITTLSLSTVGLGVAVIAIGLVVRLVTTFALVHGAGFVLKEKLFIAIAWMPKATVQAAIGSTALDTARDKNDETLVKFGLDVLTLAVLAILITAPIGALSIGLTGPRLLSRQVKVPEAVGGAPSQAGQGEDPVILESRL; from the exons ATGTTGGCGCTGCTCTTTGGTGCAGTGTGGTCAGTAACAGGGACAGAATGTTTGCCGGGAGGGCGAGTGTTTGGTGtggtcatcatcttcatcagcgCAGTGTTGGGGGGGCGACTAGTCGGGATGGTTCAGTTTCCTGGCTTGCCCCCCATCCCGCCACTGCTTG GCATGCTGCTGGCCGGCCTGATCCTGAGGAACGTTCCCTACGTGACAGACGCCGTCTACGTGGACGCTGCCTGGTCCGCAGCTTTGAGGAGCATGGCTCTGTCCATCATCCTGGCCCGAGCCGGTCTGGGTCTTGACCCCTCG GCGCTGCGCCGCCTGAAGGCCGTGTGCCTACGTGTGGCGGTCGGGCCCTGTGTCATGGAGGCGTGCGTGGTTGCCGTGGTTTCTCACTTCCTGTTGGCTCTGCCGTGGGGGTGGGGATTCCTGCTGGG GTTTGTCCTGGCTGCGGTGTCTCCGGCAGTGGTGGTTCCGTCCATGTTGCTTCTCCAGAAGGAAGGTTATGGACGCGAGAAG GGCATCCCGACACTTCTGATGGCTGCCGGCAGCTTTGACGACATTTTGGCCATCACGGGGTTCTCTACGTGTCTGGGCGTGGCATTCTCCACAG GTTCCACATGGATGAGCATCCTGAAGGGTCTCCTGGAGGTGAttggtggagtggtgggcgggatCCTTGTGGGCATCTTCTTGTGTTTCTTCCCCAGCGTGGATCAG GAGGACGTGGTGGCGACCAGGAGCTTCCTCCTGCTGGCCTTCTCCATCTTTGCCGTCTTCTTCACTCAAGTGGTGGGCGCCTCTGGGGCTGGTGGCCTCTGCACCTTGGTTCTGGCTTTCCTGGCCGCGCTAGGTTGGCGCGCTGACAAG GCGGGCGTGGCGGCCATATTGGGGAGGTGCTGGGATGTgttccagcccctcctcttcGGCCTGATTGGAGCAGAGATTGTCATAACGACGCTGAGCCTCAGCACTGTGG GTTTGGGTGTGGCTGTTATCGCCATCGGTCTGGTGGTGCGACTGGTCACCACCTTCGCGCTGGTGCACGGTGCGGGCTTTGTGCTCAAGGAGAAACTCTTCATTGCTATCGCCTGGATGCCCAAAGCCACCGTGCAG GCGGCCATCGGCTCAACGGCGTTGGACACGGCGAGAGATAAGAATGACGAGACGTTGGTGAAGTTTGGTTTGGACGTGCTAACGTTAGCCGTGTTAGCCATCTTGATCACCGCGCCCATCGGAGCACTGAGCATCGGCCTGACAGGACCACGTCTCCTGAGCCGgcaggtcaaag TACCGGAGGCAGTGGGTGGAGCACCATCTCAGGCTGGCCAAGGCGAAGACCCTGTGATTTTGGAGAGCAGGCTGTGA
- the LOC125992399 gene encoding sodium/hydrogen exchanger 9B2 isoform X5, producing MLLAGLILRNVPYVTDAVYVDAAWSAALRSMALSIILARAGLGLDPSALRRLKAVCLRVAVGPCVMEACVVAVVSHFLLALPWGWGFLLGFVLAAVSPAVVVPSMLLLQKEGYGREKGIPTLLMAAGSFDDILAITGFSTCLGVAFSTGSTWMSILKGLLEVIGGVVGGILVGIFLCFFPSVDQEDVVATRSFLLLAFSIFAVFFTQVVGASGAGGLCTLVLAFLAALGWRADKAGVAAILGRCWDVFQPLLFGLIGAEIVITTLSLSTVGLGVAVIAIGLVVRLVTTFALVHGAGFVLKEKLFIAIAWMPKATVQAAIGSTALDTARDKNDETLVKFGLDVLTLAVLAILITAPIGALSIGLTGPRLLSRQVKVPEAVGGAPSQAGQGEDPVILESRL from the exons ATGCTGCTGGCCGGCCTGATCCTGAGGAACGTTCCCTACGTGACAGACGCCGTCTACGTGGACGCTGCCTGGTCCGCAGCTTTGAGGAGCATGGCTCTGTCCATCATCCTGGCCCGAGCCGGTCTGGGTCTTGACCCCTCG GCGCTGCGCCGCCTGAAGGCCGTGTGCCTACGTGTGGCGGTCGGGCCCTGTGTCATGGAGGCGTGCGTGGTTGCCGTGGTTTCTCACTTCCTGTTGGCTCTGCCGTGGGGGTGGGGATTCCTGCTGGG GTTTGTCCTGGCTGCGGTGTCTCCGGCAGTGGTGGTTCCGTCCATGTTGCTTCTCCAGAAGGAAGGTTATGGACGCGAGAAG GGCATCCCGACACTTCTGATGGCTGCCGGCAGCTTTGACGACATTTTGGCCATCACGGGGTTCTCTACGTGTCTGGGCGTGGCATTCTCCACAG GTTCCACATGGATGAGCATCCTGAAGGGTCTCCTGGAGGTGAttggtggagtggtgggcgggatCCTTGTGGGCATCTTCTTGTGTTTCTTCCCCAGCGTGGATCAG GAGGACGTGGTGGCGACCAGGAGCTTCCTCCTGCTGGCCTTCTCCATCTTTGCCGTCTTCTTCACTCAAGTGGTGGGCGCCTCTGGGGCTGGTGGCCTCTGCACCTTGGTTCTGGCTTTCCTGGCCGCGCTAGGTTGGCGCGCTGACAAG GCGGGCGTGGCGGCCATATTGGGGAGGTGCTGGGATGTgttccagcccctcctcttcGGCCTGATTGGAGCAGAGATTGTCATAACGACGCTGAGCCTCAGCACTGTGG GTTTGGGTGTGGCTGTTATCGCCATCGGTCTGGTGGTGCGACTGGTCACCACCTTCGCGCTGGTGCACGGTGCGGGCTTTGTGCTCAAGGAGAAACTCTTCATTGCTATCGCCTGGATGCCCAAAGCCACCGTGCAG GCGGCCATCGGCTCAACGGCGTTGGACACGGCGAGAGATAAGAATGACGAGACGTTGGTGAAGTTTGGTTTGGACGTGCTAACGTTAGCCGTGTTAGCCATCTTGATCACCGCGCCCATCGGAGCACTGAGCATCGGCCTGACAGGACCACGTCTCCTGAGCCGgcaggtcaaag TACCGGAGGCAGTGGGTGGAGCACCATCTCAGGCTGGCCAAGGCGAAGACCCTGTGATTTTGGAGAGCAGGCTGTGA
- the corin gene encoding atrial natriuretic peptide-converting enzyme isoform X6 — protein sequence MTTTLSTGGWCCRAHPFVRRPEKVASPSCRCSTSPGPTSCAARSSAGPPHPLQRLLRATLPDKQWENPSTGSKSDRAVRDIWCYYAPLSDWPIAACGGKEDFLCATGICVPQKLVCNGQNDCDDWSDEAHCVCSDTQFRCSTGRCLPPLLLCDGYDDCGDLSDELNCVCDATREHRCGDGRCVSSDWLCDGDHDCVDKSDELNCSCRSQGLWECRNGQCIPPAFRCDGEDDCKDGSDEEHCMREQPHNTCPPTQVGCASTSCDTRHHNCSVSAGCEPISLELCMNLPYNHTRFPNFLGHVSQRESSVSWESSLFPALVQTGCYQYLMFYACTLLVPKCDPLSLSTVPPCRSLCRTAKEKCESVLGIVGLQWPDDSDCAQFPEEGGDSTCLLPEAGVDECSPSHFKCRSGRCVLASKRCDGLADCDDRSDEDHCGCTERSLWECPGSGVCIKTSMICDGIPDCPLLADEVNCSACGDNELACNNHKCVHRTLWCDGKKHCTDASDEWDCVSLTQSSGSILTVQRTADHYHVCADEWNQQLSKLTCDQLGLGVPASVSMVPEQGGPPGRRRWLHVHPEWEERKGSALQARLEKRSHSCHSGKRVALVCVRDSKLHPSLRLVSSDGLGRVYFLFLISRPECGLRPAMDARLSRQKRILGGRVARQGAWPWQCSLQSGQSGHVCGCVLIGTKWALTVAHCFEGREKAHLWKVLLGLHNLDHPGVHSQRRGVRAITVHPRYNRAVVDYDISVVELDSEVEETEWVRPVCLPGTNQIPTPDSYCYITGWGHMGNRMPFKLQEGQVRIISMSQCQSYFDMKTITARMLCAGYEAGTVDSCMGDSGGPLVCEELSGGRWTLFGLTSWGSVCFSKVLGPGVYSNVSHFTPWIHQQIFMRTYLPD from the exons ATGACAACGACGCTCAGCACAG GTGGGTGGTGTTGCCGTGCGCATCCTTTTGTGAGGCGGCCAGAGAAGGTTGCGAGCCCGTCCTGCAGATGTTCAACATCTCCTGGCCCGACTTCCTGCGCTGCTCGCAGTTCAGCCGGGCCACCTCATCCTCTGCAACGTCTCCTGCGTGCTACACTCCCCGACAAACAGTGGGAAAACCCT TCAACAGGAAGTAAATCGGACCGAGCGGTACGGGACATTTGGTGTTACTATGCGCCACTCTCTGATTGGCCAATAGCGGCGTGCGGCGGGAAGGAAGACTTCCTGTGTGCCACGGGGATTTGTGTCCCTCAGAAGCTGGTGTGCAACGGCCAAAACGACTGCGATGACTGGAGCGACGAGGCCCACTGCG TGTGTTCAGACACACAGTTCCGCTGCTCGACGGGCCGCTGCTTGCCGCCGCTTCTGCTGTGCGACGGCTACGATGACTGCGGAGACCTTAGCGATGAGCTCAACTGTG TGTGCGACGCAACACGGGAGCATCGCTGTGGCGACGGCCGCTGCGTGTCCTCAGATTGGCTATGTGACGGCGATCACGATTGTGTCGACAAGAGCGACGAGCTCAACTGCT caTGTCGGAGCCAGGGTCTTTGGGAATGCCGCAACGGTCAATGTATTCCTCCGGCCTTCCGTTGTGACGGCGAGGACGACTGCAAAGACGGCAGCGACGAAGAGCATTGCATGCGCGAGCAGC CTCACAACACGTGCCCCCCCACTCAAGTGGGCTGCGCGTCTACTTCCTGCGACACGCGACACCACAACTGCA GCGTGTCAGCCGGCTGTGAGCCAATCAGCTTGGAGCTGTGCATGAACCTGCCTTACAACCACACACGCTTCCCCAACTTTCTGGGTCACGTATCGCAGCGGGAGAGCTCCGTGTCGTGGGAATCGTCACTATTCCCGGCGCTGGTCCAGACGGGCTGCTACCAGTATCTCATGTTCTACGCCTGCACGTTGCTCGTACCCAAGTGCGACCCACTCAGCCTGAGTACTGTGCCGCCGTGCAG GTCTCTGTGTCGCACGGCCAAGGAGAAGTGCGAGTCGGTGCTCGGCATCGTGGGATTGCAGTGGCCCGACGACTCGGACTGCGCTCAGTTTCCCGAAGAGGGCGGAGACTCGACGTGCCTTCTGCCCGAGGCCGGCGTGGACG AGTGCTCCCCCAGCCACTTCAAGTGTCGCTCCGGGCGCTGCGTCCTCGCCAGCAAGCGCTGCGACGGCCTCGCCGACTGCGACGACCGCAGCGACGAAGACCACTGCG GTTGCACCGAGCGTTCTCTGTGGGAATGTCCGGGCAGCGGCGTGTGCATCAAGACCAGCATGATCTGTGATGGCATCCCAGACTGCCCCCTGCTGGCTGATGAGGTCAACTGCT CGGCGTGTGGCGATAACGAGTTGGCGTGCAACAATCACAAGTGCGTGCATAGGACGTTGTGGTGCGATGGAAAGAAACACTGCACCGACGCATCGGACGAGTGGGACTgtg TGTCTCTGACCCAGTCGTCAGGTTCCATTCTGACCGTGCAGAGGACGGCCGACCACTATCACGTGTGTGCAGAcgagtggaaccagcagctcagcAAACTGACCTGTGACCAGCTGGGTCTAGG GGTTCCCGCCTCCGTTTCCATGGTACCTGAACAGGGTGGTCCTCCGGGTCGCCGTCGCTGGTTACATGTTCATCCAGAGTGGGAGGAACGCAAAGGCTCGGCTCTACAGGCTCGCCTCGAGAAGagaag TCATTCGTGTCATTCTGGCAAGCGAGTGGCTCTCGTCTGCGTCAGAGACAGTAAGCTTCATCCATCCCTCCGACTCGTCTCCTCCGATGGCCTGGGCCGAGTCTACTTCCTGTTTCTCATCTCTCGGCCAGAGTGCGGCCTGCGGCCGGCAATGGACGCGCgtctctccaggcagaagaggATTCTGGGAGGTCGTGTGGCCAGGCAGGGGGCGTGGCCATGGCAGTGCTCGCTGCAGAGCGGTCAGAGCGGTCACGTGTGCGGCTGCGTCCTCATCGGCACTAAGTGGGCCTTGACAGTGGCGCATTGCTTCGAGGG GAGAGAGAAGGCCCACTTGTGGAAGGTCCTCTTGGGTCTCCACAACTTGGACCATCCGGGCGTGCACAGTCAGAGGCGTGGCGTGCGAGCCATCACAGTGCACCCGCGTTACAACCGCGCTGTGGTGGACTACGACATCAGCGTTGTGGAGTTGGACTCCGAG GTGGAGGAGACGGAATGGGTACGGCCTGTGTGTCTGCCCGGAACCAATCAGATTCCCACTCCGGACTCCTACTGCTACATCACAGGATGGGGTCACATGGGCAACAGGA TGCCGTTCAAGCTGCAGGAGGGCCAGGTACGGATCATCTCCATGTCCCAGTGCCAGTCCTACTTCGACATGAAGACCATAACTGCCAGGATGCTTTGTGCTGGTTACGAGGCCGGGACCGTGGACTCCTGCATG GGTGACAGTGGCGGTCCGCTGGTGTGCGAGGAGTTATCTGGGGGGCGCTGGACGCTATTCGGCCTGACGTCATGGGGCAGCGTGTGCTTCAGTAAAGTGCTGGGACCGGGCGTGTACAGCAACGTGAGCCACTTCACGCCGTGGATACACCAGCAGATCTTCATGCGCACGTACCTGCCCGACTGA
- the LOC125992399 gene encoding sodium/hydrogen exchanger 9B2 isoform X2: MCSCCASSFSRLRSRCPRPRGIINLIVTKACMLALLFGAVWSVTGTECLPGGRVFGVVIIFISAVLGGRLVGMVQFPGLPPIPPLLGMLLAGLILRNVPYVTDAVYVDAAWSAALRSMALSIILARAGLGLDPSALRRLKAVCLRVAVGPCVMEACVVAVVSHFLLALPWGWGFLLGFVLAAVSPAVVVPSMLLLQKEGYGREKGIPTLLMAAGSFDDILAITGFSTCLGVAFSTGSTWMSILKGLLEVIGGVVGGILVGIFLCFFPSVDQEDVVATRSFLLLAFSIFAVFFTQVVGASGAGGLCTLVLAFLAALGGRGGHIGEVLGCVPAPPLRPDWSRDCHNDAEPQHCLGVAVIAIGLVVRLVTTFALVHGAGFVLKEKLFIAIAWMPKATVQAAIGSTALDTARDKNDETLVKFGLDVLTLAVLAILITAPIGALSIGLTGPRLLSRQVKVPEAVGGAPSQAGQGEDPVILESRL, encoded by the exons ATGTGTTCCTGCTGCGCCTCGTCCTTCAGCCGCCTGAGGAGCAGATGTCCTCGACCTCGTGGAATTATCAACCTGATCGTCACCAAAG CATGTATGTTGGCGCTGCTCTTTGGTGCAGTGTGGTCAGTAACAGGGACAGAATGTTTGCCGGGAGGGCGAGTGTTTGGTGtggtcatcatcttcatcagcgCAGTGTTGGGGGGGCGACTAGTCGGGATGGTTCAGTTTCCTGGCTTGCCCCCCATCCCGCCACTGCTTG GCATGCTGCTGGCCGGCCTGATCCTGAGGAACGTTCCCTACGTGACAGACGCCGTCTACGTGGACGCTGCCTGGTCCGCAGCTTTGAGGAGCATGGCTCTGTCCATCATCCTGGCCCGAGCCGGTCTGGGTCTTGACCCCTCG GCGCTGCGCCGCCTGAAGGCCGTGTGCCTACGTGTGGCGGTCGGGCCCTGTGTCATGGAGGCGTGCGTGGTTGCCGTGGTTTCTCACTTCCTGTTGGCTCTGCCGTGGGGGTGGGGATTCCTGCTGGG GTTTGTCCTGGCTGCGGTGTCTCCGGCAGTGGTGGTTCCGTCCATGTTGCTTCTCCAGAAGGAAGGTTATGGACGCGAGAAG GGCATCCCGACACTTCTGATGGCTGCCGGCAGCTTTGACGACATTTTGGCCATCACGGGGTTCTCTACGTGTCTGGGCGTGGCATTCTCCACAG GTTCCACATGGATGAGCATCCTGAAGGGTCTCCTGGAGGTGAttggtggagtggtgggcgggatCCTTGTGGGCATCTTCTTGTGTTTCTTCCCCAGCGTGGATCAG GAGGACGTGGTGGCGACCAGGAGCTTCCTCCTGCTGGCCTTCTCCATCTTTGCCGTCTTCTTCACTCAAGTGGTGGGCGCCTCTGGGGCTGGTGGCCTCTGCACCTTGGTTCTGGCTTTCCTGGCCGCGCTAG GCGGGCGTGGCGGCCATATTGGGGAGGTGCTGGGATGTgttccagcccctcctcttcGGCCTGATTGGAGCAGAGATTGTCATAACGACGCTGAGCCTCAGCACT GTTTGGGTGTGGCTGTTATCGCCATCGGTCTGGTGGTGCGACTGGTCACCACCTTCGCGCTGGTGCACGGTGCGGGCTTTGTGCTCAAGGAGAAACTCTTCATTGCTATCGCCTGGATGCCCAAAGCCACCGTGCAG GCGGCCATCGGCTCAACGGCGTTGGACACGGCGAGAGATAAGAATGACGAGACGTTGGTGAAGTTTGGTTTGGACGTGCTAACGTTAGCCGTGTTAGCCATCTTGATCACCGCGCCCATCGGAGCACTGAGCATCGGCCTGACAGGACCACGTCTCCTGAGCCGgcaggtcaaag TACCGGAGGCAGTGGGTGGAGCACCATCTCAGGCTGGCCAAGGCGAAGACCCTGTGATTTTGGAGAGCAGGCTGTGA
- the LOC125992399 gene encoding sodium/hydrogen exchanger 9B2 isoform X1, producing MCSCCASSFSRLRSRCPRPRGIINLIVTKACMLALLFGAVWSVTGTECLPGGRVFGVVIIFISAVLGGRLVGMVQFPGLPPIPPLLGMLLAGLILRNVPYVTDAVYVDAAWSAALRSMALSIILARAGLGLDPSALRRLKAVCLRVAVGPCVMEACVVAVVSHFLLALPWGWGFLLGFVLAAVSPAVVVPSMLLLQKEGYGREKGIPTLLMAAGSFDDILAITGFSTCLGVAFSTGSTWMSILKGLLEVIGGVVGGILVGIFLCFFPSVDQEDVVATRSFLLLAFSIFAVFFTQVVGASGAGGLCTLVLAFLAALGWRADKAGVAAILGRCWDVFQPLLFGLIGAEIVITTLSLSTVGLGVAVIAIGLVVRLVTTFALVHGAGFVLKEKLFIAIAWMPKATVQAAIGSTALDTARDKNDETLVKFGLDVLTLAVLAILITAPIGALSIGLTGPRLLSRQVKVPEAVGGAPSQAGQGEDPVILESRL from the exons ATGTGTTCCTGCTGCGCCTCGTCCTTCAGCCGCCTGAGGAGCAGATGTCCTCGACCTCGTGGAATTATCAACCTGATCGTCACCAAAG CATGTATGTTGGCGCTGCTCTTTGGTGCAGTGTGGTCAGTAACAGGGACAGAATGTTTGCCGGGAGGGCGAGTGTTTGGTGtggtcatcatcttcatcagcgCAGTGTTGGGGGGGCGACTAGTCGGGATGGTTCAGTTTCCTGGCTTGCCCCCCATCCCGCCACTGCTTG GCATGCTGCTGGCCGGCCTGATCCTGAGGAACGTTCCCTACGTGACAGACGCCGTCTACGTGGACGCTGCCTGGTCCGCAGCTTTGAGGAGCATGGCTCTGTCCATCATCCTGGCCCGAGCCGGTCTGGGTCTTGACCCCTCG GCGCTGCGCCGCCTGAAGGCCGTGTGCCTACGTGTGGCGGTCGGGCCCTGTGTCATGGAGGCGTGCGTGGTTGCCGTGGTTTCTCACTTCCTGTTGGCTCTGCCGTGGGGGTGGGGATTCCTGCTGGG GTTTGTCCTGGCTGCGGTGTCTCCGGCAGTGGTGGTTCCGTCCATGTTGCTTCTCCAGAAGGAAGGTTATGGACGCGAGAAG GGCATCCCGACACTTCTGATGGCTGCCGGCAGCTTTGACGACATTTTGGCCATCACGGGGTTCTCTACGTGTCTGGGCGTGGCATTCTCCACAG GTTCCACATGGATGAGCATCCTGAAGGGTCTCCTGGAGGTGAttggtggagtggtgggcgggatCCTTGTGGGCATCTTCTTGTGTTTCTTCCCCAGCGTGGATCAG GAGGACGTGGTGGCGACCAGGAGCTTCCTCCTGCTGGCCTTCTCCATCTTTGCCGTCTTCTTCACTCAAGTGGTGGGCGCCTCTGGGGCTGGTGGCCTCTGCACCTTGGTTCTGGCTTTCCTGGCCGCGCTAGGTTGGCGCGCTGACAAG GCGGGCGTGGCGGCCATATTGGGGAGGTGCTGGGATGTgttccagcccctcctcttcGGCCTGATTGGAGCAGAGATTGTCATAACGACGCTGAGCCTCAGCACTGTGG GTTTGGGTGTGGCTGTTATCGCCATCGGTCTGGTGGTGCGACTGGTCACCACCTTCGCGCTGGTGCACGGTGCGGGCTTTGTGCTCAAGGAGAAACTCTTCATTGCTATCGCCTGGATGCCCAAAGCCACCGTGCAG GCGGCCATCGGCTCAACGGCGTTGGACACGGCGAGAGATAAGAATGACGAGACGTTGGTGAAGTTTGGTTTGGACGTGCTAACGTTAGCCGTGTTAGCCATCTTGATCACCGCGCCCATCGGAGCACTGAGCATCGGCCTGACAGGACCACGTCTCCTGAGCCGgcaggtcaaag TACCGGAGGCAGTGGGTGGAGCACCATCTCAGGCTGGCCAAGGCGAAGACCCTGTGATTTTGGAGAGCAGGCTGTGA
- the LOC125992399 gene encoding sodium/hydrogen exchanger 9B2 isoform X4, with product MCSCCASSFSRLRSRCPRPRGIINLIVTKGMLLAGLILRNVPYVTDAVYVDAAWSAALRSMALSIILARAGLGLDPSALRRLKAVCLRVAVGPCVMEACVVAVVSHFLLALPWGWGFLLGFVLAAVSPAVVVPSMLLLQKEGYGREKGIPTLLMAAGSFDDILAITGFSTCLGVAFSTGSTWMSILKGLLEVIGGVVGGILVGIFLCFFPSVDQEDVVATRSFLLLAFSIFAVFFTQVVGASGAGGLCTLVLAFLAALGWRADKAGVAAILGRCWDVFQPLLFGLIGAEIVITTLSLSTVGLGVAVIAIGLVVRLVTTFALVHGAGFVLKEKLFIAIAWMPKATVQAAIGSTALDTARDKNDETLVKFGLDVLTLAVLAILITAPIGALSIGLTGPRLLSRQVKVPEAVGGAPSQAGQGEDPVILESRL from the exons ATGTGTTCCTGCTGCGCCTCGTCCTTCAGCCGCCTGAGGAGCAGATGTCCTCGACCTCGTGGAATTATCAACCTGATCGTCACCAAAG GCATGCTGCTGGCCGGCCTGATCCTGAGGAACGTTCCCTACGTGACAGACGCCGTCTACGTGGACGCTGCCTGGTCCGCAGCTTTGAGGAGCATGGCTCTGTCCATCATCCTGGCCCGAGCCGGTCTGGGTCTTGACCCCTCG GCGCTGCGCCGCCTGAAGGCCGTGTGCCTACGTGTGGCGGTCGGGCCCTGTGTCATGGAGGCGTGCGTGGTTGCCGTGGTTTCTCACTTCCTGTTGGCTCTGCCGTGGGGGTGGGGATTCCTGCTGGG GTTTGTCCTGGCTGCGGTGTCTCCGGCAGTGGTGGTTCCGTCCATGTTGCTTCTCCAGAAGGAAGGTTATGGACGCGAGAAG GGCATCCCGACACTTCTGATGGCTGCCGGCAGCTTTGACGACATTTTGGCCATCACGGGGTTCTCTACGTGTCTGGGCGTGGCATTCTCCACAG GTTCCACATGGATGAGCATCCTGAAGGGTCTCCTGGAGGTGAttggtggagtggtgggcgggatCCTTGTGGGCATCTTCTTGTGTTTCTTCCCCAGCGTGGATCAG GAGGACGTGGTGGCGACCAGGAGCTTCCTCCTGCTGGCCTTCTCCATCTTTGCCGTCTTCTTCACTCAAGTGGTGGGCGCCTCTGGGGCTGGTGGCCTCTGCACCTTGGTTCTGGCTTTCCTGGCCGCGCTAGGTTGGCGCGCTGACAAG GCGGGCGTGGCGGCCATATTGGGGAGGTGCTGGGATGTgttccagcccctcctcttcGGCCTGATTGGAGCAGAGATTGTCATAACGACGCTGAGCCTCAGCACTGTGG GTTTGGGTGTGGCTGTTATCGCCATCGGTCTGGTGGTGCGACTGGTCACCACCTTCGCGCTGGTGCACGGTGCGGGCTTTGTGCTCAAGGAGAAACTCTTCATTGCTATCGCCTGGATGCCCAAAGCCACCGTGCAG GCGGCCATCGGCTCAACGGCGTTGGACACGGCGAGAGATAAGAATGACGAGACGTTGGTGAAGTTTGGTTTGGACGTGCTAACGTTAGCCGTGTTAGCCATCTTGATCACCGCGCCCATCGGAGCACTGAGCATCGGCCTGACAGGACCACGTCTCCTGAGCCGgcaggtcaaag TACCGGAGGCAGTGGGTGGAGCACCATCTCAGGCTGGCCAAGGCGAAGACCCTGTGATTTTGGAGAGCAGGCTGTGA